One window of Bacillota bacterium genomic DNA carries:
- a CDS encoding LysM peptidoglycan-binding domain-containing protein: MQWRVKTFAAALALALLALVWPAPAAVSLAGDRVVQEGMWGDDIRSLQELLRELGFTAIHPNGYFGPETTKAVRRVQQALGLPDDGVVGPRTWLVVEGLRTPYRYRVQVGDTLWNVARAFGTTMEAIMDANDMETTTLRPGQVLVIPSVRRLYVPAPVGVRELAFRLGVAGQDVARLNNLKLTDTLRAGSEIWVPLPAF; the protein is encoded by the coding sequence ATGCAGTGGCGAGTGAAGACGTTTGCAGCCGCGTTGGCGTTGGCCCTGCTGGCGCTCGTCTGGCCGGCCCCGGCGGCCGTCTCCCTCGCGGGGGACCGCGTGGTCCAGGAGGGAATGTGGGGCGACGACATCCGGTCCCTCCAGGAACTCCTGCGGGAACTGGGCTTCACTGCCATCCATCCCAACGGCTATTTCGGCCCCGAGACCACCAAGGCGGTGCGGCGCGTCCAGCAGGCCCTGGGACTGCCTGACGACGGGGTGGTGGGGCCCAGGACCTGGCTGGTTGTCGAGGGGTTGCGCACGCCCTACCGCTACCGGGTGCAAGTGGGCGACACGCTGTGGAACGTGGCCCGCGCCTTCGGCACCACCATGGAGGCCATCATGGACGCCAACGACATGGAAACCACCACGCTTCGACCCGGGCAGGTGCTGGTGATCCCGTCGGTGCGCCGGCTGTACGTGCCTGCCCCCGTCGGCGTCCGGGAGCTGGCTTTTCGCCTTGGCGTCGCCGGCCAGGACGTGGCGCGCCTCAACAACTTGAAGCTGACGGACACGCTGAGAGCGGGCAGCGAGATCTGGGTCCCGCTGCCCGCCTTCTGA
- a CDS encoding ABC transporter ATP-binding protein produces the protein MLLEVQGIDAFYGDVQALWDVSFGVDEGELVALLGANGAGKTTTLRAVTGLLAPRRGRIRLGGRDIQGESAHRIAGSGVAHVPEGRQLFTLMTVEENLLLGSYLPRTRPNRRKNLDRVYELFPRLFERRTQDAGTLSGGEQQMLAIGRALMSEPRILLLDEPSLGLAPVLVQELFRVIQAISAAGTTVLLVEQNVHQALTVADRAYVLENGRVAMEGSGQELLANPQVQAAYLGL, from the coding sequence ATGCTTCTTGAGGTTCAGGGGATCGACGCCTTTTACGGCGACGTCCAGGCGCTCTGGGACGTCAGCTTTGGGGTGGACGAGGGCGAACTGGTAGCCCTGCTCGGGGCCAACGGGGCCGGTAAGACAACCACGCTGCGGGCGGTCACGGGGCTACTTGCGCCCAGGCGGGGGCGGATCCGGCTGGGCGGGCGCGACATCCAGGGAGAGAGCGCACACCGCATCGCCGGGTCCGGAGTGGCGCACGTCCCCGAGGGGCGCCAGCTTTTCACGTTGATGACCGTCGAGGAGAACCTGCTTCTGGGGAGCTACCTTCCCCGCACCCGTCCCAACCGCCGCAAAAACCTGGATCGGGTCTACGAGCTGTTTCCGCGGCTTTTTGAGAGGCGCACCCAGGATGCCGGGACGCTTTCCGGCGGCGAGCAGCAGATGCTGGCCATCGGGCGCGCCCTCATGAGCGAGCCGCGCATCCTGCTCCTGGACGAGCCGTCCCTGGGGCTTGCGCCCGTGCTGGTGCAGGAGCTGTTCCGGGTGATCCAGGCCATATCGGCCGCCGGCACCACTGTGCTCCTGGTGGAGCAGAACGTCCACCAGGCGCTCACCGTCGCCGATCGCGCCTACGTGCTGGAGAACGGCCGGGTGGCGATGGAGGGCAGCGGGCAGGAGCTTCTGGCAAACCCCCAGGTGCAGGCGGCGTACCTGGGCCTGTAG
- a CDS encoding ABC transporter ATP-binding protein codes for MPGEPVLQVRGLSLAFGGLLALREVEMEVYPGEIVGLIGPNGAGKTTLFNVVSGYLQPTAGDVFFEGRRITGEPPYRLAKAGISRTFQIVRPFPQLSVLENVMVAAFLSHPRRKDAEEAAWQVLRWTNLQERARSAARELTLAGRKRLEIAKALATNPRLLLLDEVVAGLNPTEADATVELIQGIRQRGITIVAVEHIMRVIMRTSDRIVVLNHGQKIAEGPPAAVAADPAVIEAYLGRAPSGGERAGVHAS; via the coding sequence TTGCCAGGGGAGCCCGTCCTGCAGGTGAGGGGCTTGAGCCTGGCCTTCGGCGGGCTTCTGGCCCTTCGTGAGGTCGAAATGGAGGTTTATCCCGGCGAGATCGTGGGGCTGATCGGACCTAACGGCGCCGGCAAGACGACGCTGTTCAACGTGGTGAGCGGCTACCTTCAGCCCACGGCAGGCGACGTCTTCTTCGAGGGACGCCGCATCACGGGCGAACCGCCTTACCGCCTGGCGAAGGCGGGTATCTCGCGAACGTTCCAGATCGTGCGGCCCTTCCCGCAGCTTAGCGTGCTGGAAAACGTGATGGTGGCCGCGTTTTTGAGCCATCCCCGCCGAAAAGACGCCGAAGAGGCGGCGTGGCAGGTGCTTCGGTGGACCAACCTCCAGGAGCGCGCCCGGTCGGCTGCACGGGAACTGACCCTGGCCGGACGCAAGCGCCTGGAGATCGCCAAAGCGCTGGCGACAAACCCGCGGCTTTTGCTCCTGGACGAGGTGGTCGCGGGGCTCAACCCCACGGAAGCCGACGCCACCGTCGAACTCATCCAGGGCATCCGGCAGCGCGGCATCACCATCGTGGCGGTGGAGCACATCATGCGGGTCATCATGCGGACGAGCGACCGGATCGTGGTGCTCAACCACGGCCAGAAGATAGCGGAAGGCCCGCCCGCGGCGGTCGCAGCGGACCCGGCGGTGATCGAAGCCTATCTGGGACGGGCCCCCTCGGGCGGCGAGAGGGCGGGCGTGCATGCTTCTTGA
- a CDS encoding branched-chain amino acid ABC transporter permease translates to MGRRLFRGGAGTRLLAIAGLVVALAFYPLAFPGALNVGVTLLLFAALALAWDVLGGWAGQLSLGHAALVGLGGYTFGLLTQSSRVSGTGGLVAALLAVVATAVAVTLVWGWITFRLRGPYFTLSTIAVAEILRLVAINARGLTGGAEGLFIFSLPEPLGLDLFDRTVEYYLALALVSVALGVAWWLSWSRFGYYLQAIREDEDAAMALGIHPLRYKLWAFAVSGTLTAVGGALYAIFLSFFEPHGVFDIGLSVELALMAIIGGTGTVWGPVVGAGVLMLSGEWLRALFKEANLLIYGILIVLVVRFAPQGIVGGVQALWRRWPVARGARPAGEGLEPGLRRASGPS, encoded by the coding sequence TTGGGCCGGAGGCTTTTTCGCGGTGGTGCCGGCACGCGTCTTCTCGCAATAGCCGGGCTGGTTGTGGCGCTCGCCTTTTACCCCCTGGCCTTTCCGGGGGCGCTCAACGTGGGCGTGACGCTCCTGCTCTTCGCCGCCCTGGCGCTTGCATGGGACGTGCTGGGCGGCTGGGCGGGCCAGCTGTCGCTGGGCCATGCGGCCCTGGTAGGGCTGGGCGGGTATACGTTCGGCCTGTTGACCCAGTCGTCGCGCGTGAGCGGTACGGGCGGGCTGGTGGCGGCGCTGCTTGCGGTGGTCGCGACGGCGGTCGCGGTCACGCTCGTATGGGGCTGGATCACCTTCCGGCTGCGGGGGCCGTATTTCACGCTCTCCACCATTGCCGTGGCGGAGATCCTGCGCCTCGTGGCGATCAACGCAAGAGGCCTGACAGGCGGGGCGGAGGGGCTGTTCATCTTCTCGCTGCCCGAACCGCTCGGGCTAGACCTGTTCGACCGCACCGTCGAGTATTACCTGGCGCTCGCACTTGTGAGCGTGGCCCTCGGCGTGGCATGGTGGCTTTCGTGGAGCCGGTTCGGGTACTACCTGCAGGCCATCCGTGAAGACGAGGATGCCGCCATGGCCCTTGGCATCCACCCGCTGCGCTACAAACTCTGGGCGTTTGCCGTCAGCGGCACCCTGACGGCCGTGGGCGGGGCGCTTTACGCCATCTTCCTCTCGTTTTTCGAGCCGCACGGGGTGTTCGACATCGGGCTCTCCGTGGAGCTCGCGCTGATGGCCATCATCGGAGGCACGGGCACCGTCTGGGGGCCGGTGGTGGGTGCTGGGGTGCTGATGCTCTCCGGCGAGTGGCTCCGGGCGCTGTTCAAAGAGGCCAATTTGCTCATCTACGGGATTCTTATCGTGCTCGTGGTGCGCTTTGCGCCCCAGGGCATCGTGGGCGGCGTGCAGGCGCTGTGGAGGAGGTGGCCGGTTGCCAGGGGAGCCCGTCCTGCAGGTGAGGGGCTTGAGCCTGGCCTTCGGCGGGCTTCTGGCCCTTCGTGA